One Natator depressus isolate rNatDep1 chromosome 5, rNatDep2.hap1, whole genome shotgun sequence DNA segment encodes these proteins:
- the RNF38 gene encoding E3 ubiquitin-protein ligase RNF38 isoform X2, with amino-acid sequence MRPWEMTSNRQPPSARPNQHHFSGERCNTPARNRRSPPVRRQRARRDRLSRHNSISQDENYHHLPYGQQQAIEEPRAFHPPNVSPRMLHPAAHPPQQNAVMVDIHEQIHQGTVPVSYTVTTVAPHGIPLCTGQHIPACNTQQVPGCSVVFSGQHLPVCSVPPPMLQACSVQHLPVPYAAFPPLISSDPFLLHPPHLSPHHPPHLPPPGQFVPFQTQQSRSPLQRIENEVELLGEHLPVGGFTYPPSAHPPTLTPSAPLQFLTHDPLHQEVSFGVPYPPFMPRRLTGRSRYRSQQPIPPPPYHPSLLPYVLSMLPVPPAVGPAFSFELDVEDGEVENYEALLNLAERLGEAKPRGLTKADIEQLPSYRFNPNNHQSEQTLCVVCMCDFESRQLLRVLPCNHEFHAKCVDKWLKANRTCPICRADASEVHRDSE; translated from the exons ATGCGACCATGGGAGATGACATCAAATAGGCAGCCTCCTTCAGCTCGACCCAACCAACATCACTTCTCAGGGGAACGATGCAACACACCTGCACGCAACAGGAGGAG TCCTCCTGTTAGACGCCAGAGAGCGAGAAGGGATCGCCTGTCTCGACATAATTCCATTAGTCAAGACGAAAACTATCACCATCTCCCCTACGGACAGCAACAAGCAATAGAAGAGCCCCGAGCCTTCCACCCACCGAATGTATCCCCCCGTATGTTGCACCCAGCCGCTCATCCGCCACAGCAGAATGCAGTGATGGTTGACATTCATGAACAG ATCCACCAGGGCACAGTCCCTGTCTCCTACACAGTAACAACGGTGGCACCACATGGGATTCCGCTCTGCACAGGCCAGCACATACCAGCTTGTAACACACAGCAGGTCCCAGGATGTTCTGTGGTTTTCAGTGGACAGCACCTTCCCGTCTGCAGTGTGCCTCCTCCA ATGCTTCAGGCATGCTCAGTCCAACACTTACCAGTGCCATACGCAGCATTTCCACCCCTTATTTCTAGTGATCCATTTCTTTTGCATCCTCCTCACCTCTCTCCACACCATCCTCCTCACCTGCCACCGCCAGGCCAGTTCGTTCCCTTCCAAACACAACAGTCACGGTCG CCACTTCAAAGGATAGAGAATGAAGTAGAACTGCTTGGAGAACACCTTCCAGTAGGAGGTTTTACCTATCCTCCCTCAGCCCATCCACCAACATTGACTCCCTCAGCCCCTCTCCAGTTCTTAACGCACGACCCTTTACACCAGGAGGTGTCCTTTGGAGTA CCTTATCCACCCTTTATGCCTCGAAGACTCACAGGGCGCAGTAGATATCGATCCCAGCAGCCAATACCACCACCCCCTTATCATCCCAGCCTGTTACCATATGTGCT ATCAATGCTTCCAGTGCCACCTGCAGTTGGACCAGCTTTCAGCTTTGAGTTGGATGTGGAAGATGGAGAGGTGGAAAACTACGAG GCACTGCTGAATTTGGCAGAACGATTGGGAGAAGCCAAACCGCGAGGACTGACGAAAGCAGACATTGAACAGCTTCCATCTTACCGGTTCAATCCAAACAACCACCAGTCAGAACAGACTTT GTGCGTAGTATGCATGTGTGATTTTGAGTCAAGGCAGCTACTTAGAGTCTTACCTTGTAACCACGAGTTCCATGCCAAGTGTGTCGATAAATGgcttaag